In Halovivax gelatinilyticus, the following are encoded in one genomic region:
- a CDS encoding winged helix-turn-helix domain-containing protein — translation MSERTTHPHSSAASSDVLFRDAYPSGWRALTKNDSVCAMIDAMLDLPPRREFNQTELADLANVSRQSVNRHIDLLAELGIVERVDGSSPQRFRFDTDNAVSEALIRLDGAIRAAGADASN, via the coding sequence ATGAGTGAACGAACGACGCACCCACACTCCTCGGCCGCCAGCTCCGACGTCTTGTTCCGGGACGCGTATCCGTCGGGGTGGCGGGCCTTGACGAAGAACGACAGCGTGTGTGCGATGATCGATGCGATGCTCGATCTACCACCACGCCGCGAATTCAATCAGACAGAACTCGCCGACCTGGCGAACGTGAGTCGCCAGTCCGTCAATCGCCACATCGACCTGCTCGCGGAGCTGGGGATCGTCGAACGCGTCGATGGGTCCAGTCCCCAACGGTTCCGTTTCGATACGGACAACGCGGTCAGTGAGGCGCTCATCCGATTGGATGGGGCGATCAGGGCCGCCGGAGCGGACGCTTCGAACTGA